The Oncorhynchus clarkii lewisi isolate Uvic-CL-2024 chromosome 23, UVic_Ocla_1.0, whole genome shotgun sequence genomic interval attgtcgtgccattcatccgccaccatcacctcatgtttcagcatgataatgcaaagccccatgttgcaaggatctgtacacaattcctggaagctgaaaatgtctcagttcttccatggcctgcatattcaccatacatgtcacccattgagcatgtttgggatgctctggatcgacgtgaaCGACAGCGTGTCGTAAAAAAGTACATCCTAAGCATAGTGAAGGATACACAAATAGGAATAATGGGTTATAACATGTACATTGAGTTAAAACAGTGGTTTGGTTGTGACTTTCTGAACTTAAAGCGTTAGACCGATCTTTTAAAGTAATACAGAACTTATTTGTATTTCAGTTGTGGTTGGGATATacactacctgtcaaaagttttagaacacctactcattcaagggtttttctttatgtttactattttctacattgtagaatcatagtgaagacatcacaactataaaataacaaatatgtaatcatgtagtaaccaaaaaaagtgttaaacaaatcaaaatatatttaatatttgagattcttcaaagtagccttgatgacagcgttgaacactctcaaacagcttcatgaggtggtcacctggaatacatttaaattaacaggtgtgccttcttaaaagttcatttgtggaatttatttccttcttaatgcgtttgagccaatcatttgtgttatgacaaggtatgCAGAAGATGGTCTATTACCAAACAGGGctaagtctatattatggcaggaacagctcaaataagcaaagaaaaacgacagaccatcattactttaagacatggtcagtcattacagaacatttcaagaacgtaagtgcagtcgcaaaaaccatcaagtgctatgatgaaactggctctcatgaggaccaccacaagaatgaatggaagacccagagatacctctgctgcagtggataagttcattagagttaacagccccagaaattgcagcctaaacaaatgcttcccagagttcaagtaacagacacatctcaacatcaattgttcagagaacgtgtgaatcaggccttcatggtcgaaattCTGAAaggaaactactactaaaggacaccaataataataagaggcttgcttgggccaagaaacacaagcaatggacattagacaggcggaaatttgtcctttggtctggagtccaaatgtgagatttttggttccaaccgccgtgtctttgtgagacgcagggtgggtgaacagatgatctctgcatgtgtggttcccaccgtgaagcatggaggaggaggtgttatggtgctttggtgacacagatttatttagaattcaaggcacacttaaccagcatggctaccacagcattctgcagcaatacgctatcgcatctggtttgggcttagtgggactatcatttgtttttcaacaggacaatgactcaacacacctccaggctgtgtaagggctatttgaccaaaaaggagagtgatagagtgctgcatcagattaccacaatcatccgacctcaaccaaattgagatggtttgggatgagtcggatcgcatagtgaaggaaaaacagccaacaagtgctcagcatacagttgaaatcgaaagtttacatacaccttagccaaatacatttaaactcagtttttcacaattcctgacatttaatccgagtaaaaattcccttttttttaggtcagttaggatcaccattttattttaagcatGTGAAAttccagaataatagtagagagaatgttttatttcagcttttatttctttcatcacaatcccagtgggtcagaagtttacatatacttaatgagtgtttggtagcattgcctttaaattgtttaacttgggtcaaacgtttcaggtagccttcaacaagccacccacaataaggtgggtgaattttggcccattcctcctgacaaagctggtgtaactgagtcaggtttgtaggcctcctgcaggtccgtgatgtcgtcatggaggagtggaagaggactccagtggcaacctgtgaagctctggtgaactccatgcccaagagggttaaggcagtgcttgAAAaggatggtggccacacaaaatatggacactttgggcccaatttggacattttcacttaggggtgtactcacttttgttgccagcggtttagacattaatggctgtgtgttgtcttattgaggggacagcaaatgtacactgttacacaagctgtacactcactactttacattttagcaaattgtcatttcttcagtgttgtcacacgAAAAGATActcatatttacaaaaatgtgaggggtgtactcacttttgtgatatcctgtagatacttttgtacccgtttcctccagcatcttcacaaggtcctttgctgttgttctgggattgatttgcacttttcgcaccaaagtacgttcatctctaggaaactgaatgtgtctccttcctgagcggtatggtggctgcatggtcccatggtgtttatagttgcgtacactattgtttgttcagattagcgtggtaacttcaggcgtttggaaattgctcccaaggatgatccagatttgtggagatctacaaaaaAAGATAATCTgtggtcttggttgatttcttttgattttcccaggatgtcaagcaaagaagcactgagtttgaaggtaggccttgaaatacatccagaggtacacctccaattgactcaaatgatgtcaattagcctatcagaagttctaaagccatgacgtccttttctggaattttccaagctgtttaaaggcagtcaacttggtgtatgtgaacttctgacccactgaaattgtgatacagtgaataagtgaaataatctgtctgtaaacaagtgttggaaaaattatttgtgtcatgcacaaagtagatgtcctaaccgacttgccaaaaccatagtttgttaacaagaaatttgtggagtgtttgaaaaacgagttttaatgactccaacctaagtgtatgtaaacttccgacttcaactgtatgttggaactccttaaagactgttggaatagccttccaggtgaagctagttgagagaatgccaagagtgtcatcaaggcaaagggtggctatttgaagaatctcaaatataaaatagattttgatttgtttaacacttttttggttgctacatgattacaaatgtattatttcatagttttatgtcttcactattattatacaatgtagaaaatagtacaaataaagaaaaacctttgcttgggtactgtaggtgttctaaaacttttgaacgatagtgtattGACCAAATTATCAGGCATGTTTTGGATGTATTTTCCCTTCAAAATTCACCAGAAACAACCAGAAACACAGCTATTTCTTTAAACAtgcctttgtgtgtgtttctcagtgccCAGCACAAACCATACCTGAATCAATGTCAGTGAGCTATAACAGTTTGGGCTGGTACCCCAATTACAAATTTTTTCATTACAAAACAAGGAAACAGAAATTAATGAGAAATATGTATTTACAAATATCAATTTATGGATATTTACAATGTATGTTGGTTGTTACAAGAAATACGCTTATATGGACATTACTTTTTAACATATAGTAAATTGCTTTCGTGTCTCtaacattcactcactcacagtTATATAGAAAAAATAATGTGCAGAAAGAGGTCATCTGAATGACCCGGAAGCCTGCGTCTTCGTAAGGATGAAAACGTCATAGACCTACTACAAACTGCAATGTTCATGGCCTATATTAACagccaaattgatcagaaatacagtgtagacatagttaatgttgtaaattactattctagctggaaactgcagatttttaatagaatatctactttttctttgcaactctgtctagaaggccagcgtcctggagttgcctcttcactgttgacgttgagacgggggTTTTGTGGgtcctatttaatgaagctgccagttgaggacttgtgaggcatctgtttctcaaactagacactaatgtacttgtcctcttgctcagttgtgcaccggggcctcccactcctcttctggttagagccagtttgcgctgttctgtgaagggagtagtacacagcgttgtacgagatcttcagtttcttgccaatttctcacatggaatagccttcatttctcagaacatgaatagactgatgagtttcagaagaaaataatttgtttctggccatttcgaGCCTGTAAGCGAACCCACAAATGtggatgctccagatactcaactagtctaaagaaggccagttttattgcttctttaaatcaacacaacagttttcagctgtgctaacataattgcaaaattattttctaatgattaattagccttttaaaatgataaacttggattaactaacataacgtgccattggaacacaggagtgctgataatgggcctgctgaagtgctgataatgggcctctgtacgcctatgttgatattccattaaaaatctgccgtttccagctacaatagtcatttacaacattaacaatgtctacactgtatttctgatcaattttatgttattttaaatggacaaaaaatgtgctttttcaaaaacaaggacatttctatgtaaccccaaacttttgaatggtagtgtatatttgCACATACTCTCATTAGTGGGGTAAAAAATATGCCGGAAAGCTTTCTAATCAGTACCTTCAAAGCATTAACTGCAATACACAACTTTTATCAACAGGTTTTGCAGCAGTATTTGGTTTGAATTACTCAGGGACAAACATCCAACCACACCTGACAGATCTGTGATGTGAGGAGCGTCATGGGATGTGACTCTATTGGAGACTATACGAGATCATATACATTGTGGGCATAATTTTGAGAACTGTGTGAGAAATTGGACTTTGAGAATACATCTTCAATTTACAataggggtgtcaaactcattccatgttgtgcctagtgtctgcaggtttttatGATTTATTTTCAATTAATACCTAGAAAACCAGGTGACTGAAGTtatttactaattagtgaccttaattcatcaatcaagtacaagggaggagtgaaaacaCGCAGACACTCtaccctccgtggaatgagtttggcaCGTGATTTACATCGTTGCATGATTTATGCAGGGGTCCAAGTTACTTGAGCAGATCACAGGTTTGGCCCTGTATGAAGTAACATGGGCCAAACCACATGTATTCACATTCAAATAGCATTTATTTTTTGCAATGTAacaaacttaaaaaaaaatactaaaatgtTAAACAATATAATATATGTAATAAGCTGATTGTGAGTTACTGTGGATGTGTAGGCTGATGTGTAGGCAGATCTACACATTCCTTTGGACACAGGAAGTCAACAGGTGGTTTATAATGCCGTCGaccactccctccctgtctgaatgGGGCGAACCGCAGCCACTTCTTCACCACGTCTGCAAACTGGTGATGTGTGGCCTCTTTGCCCACTGGGGTTCTTTTCAGAGCACCTACGGAGATAGAGAAGTAGTGAGGTCAGTGCTGCATCCCAATTCACTTCAGTGGTTTACATTCCAAATGTCTATGGAGACTGATCTTTCTGCATCATGCATCCTTCTCCCCAACCCTAACAGTATGTGTAAGATATGATACCGGTACTTACAGAAGAGAACCCCTTGGAGGCGGGTGTTTCTGAAGCTCCTTTTCTGGCCTCGGCCCACCCAGTTGAGCTCAGAGCCCACAGCAAAAGATAGCACTGCCTGCATGAGCCTTCGCACCGCATCATCAAACGTGGCCCCACCCATTCGTGACAGGTGAGACACCTGTCATAGATAGACACATACACCATTTATAACACAATCACTTCCCATTATTTAGCAGTATTATACTACAACATTAGGTAGTGTGCTTGTCACTGGTTCAAGCCTTTGCGGGTCACTCGGTCCACCTACCATTCTCTTCTGTGCTCCTGCATCCTCCAGGTGCCTCTCTGTGTCATCTAACTGC includes:
- the LOC139381199 gene encoding uncharacterized protein — protein: MEHNNGDTSSWSMQRRMEGLVNKHMADIALETLQQRLSAVSDEMNHLAEHVSRRSEDVPKYDIPRRTDVNFDVESLSATFSTGGVGEKLAIPGTSSSAETAAQRKIISLLVEIKEEQQRQWGVLRQMQARVQGQSFPVVEEEVEALDIDIPLRTMEQLDDTERHLEDAGAQKRMVSHLSRMGGATFDDAVRRLMQAVLSFAVGSELNWVGRGQKRSFRNTRLQGVLFCALKRTPVGKEATHHQFADVVKKWLRFAPFRQGGSGRRHYKPPVDFLCPKECVDLPTHQPTHPQTAQTGSNQKRSGRPRCTTEQEDKYISV